A region of Oceanithermus desulfurans DNA encodes the following proteins:
- a CDS encoding GNAT family N-acetyltransferase: MLREDLGEGLELALAVPQHAEALFELIDRNREHLRRWLPFVDATRDAAYTRAFLKNQLRELAEERAITLTLFYEGRAAGVLGLNRVDAVNRVASVGYWLAREATGRGLMTRAVRRLVDLAFAHFPVDRIEIHCASGNTASCKIPERLGFTREAVLRRALCAHEFCDDRVVWGLLREEWAG, from the coding sequence ATGCTGCGCGAAGACCTGGGGGAGGGGCTCGAGCTGGCCCTGGCCGTGCCCCAACACGCCGAAGCCCTTTTCGAGCTCATCGACCGCAACCGCGAGCACCTGCGCCGCTGGCTGCCCTTCGTGGACGCCACCCGGGACGCCGCGTACACCCGCGCCTTCCTGAAGAACCAGCTGCGCGAACTGGCCGAGGAGCGGGCGATCACGCTCACCCTGTTTTACGAGGGGCGGGCTGCGGGGGTGCTGGGCCTGAACCGCGTGGATGCGGTGAACCGGGTGGCCTCGGTCGGCTACTGGCTCGCCCGTGAGGCCACGGGGCGGGGCCTGATGACGCGGGCGGTGCGGCGCCTGGTGGACCTCGCCTTCGCGCACTTCCCGGTGGACCGGATCGAGATCCACTGCGCCTCCGGCAACACCGCGAGCTGCAAGATTCCCGAACGGCTGGGCTTCACCCGCGAGGCGGTGCTGCGGCGGGCGCTCTGCGCCCACGAGTTTTGCGACGACCGCGTGGTCTGGGGGCTTTTACGCGAGGAGTGGGCGGGTTAG